In Blastopirellula sediminis, the following proteins share a genomic window:
- a CDS encoding DUF11 domain-containing protein produces MKLRNLRQLALLAAAMGLLTLPACKITDVKTTYGPTKPMTGVSFNEGQPAQQPEMTPPEPQYAAAPPVQTPPAMEAQYRPAEAQYPVQLTSGEQPIDMPPPEQYYQHMAPVPQQVASLPCRSGFCRPGFGGGYNCGPGGCGPGGCGPYGCNDGMVSGEPMPCNSYDEWVCDGGDSHLHTKIGDDFSIRGLDIEDTVVHYDTLAGCREVCPSNKVCIYAPRFAAVRKIYGLNAELTNEGLIANDANLKLQGQINNGIPTNVNQPVQPVANLGPKMAQTFRDRTLGVELANQQILIEFVREFQAFEDFNIMKVGIFDATEKLVLATSIQNAIAWTENQAVQVMIEGRKAHELESDKAAQEAVMFDLDGKPCIRIVKVASVADAQPGDIVEFTLRFDNLGDQRVGNVTILDNLSPRLELVEGSAQCSVDADFLTQPNEKDSLVLRWEIKQPLDVGEGGVCRFKCKVR; encoded by the coding sequence AATCACCGACGTCAAAACGACCTATGGTCCGACGAAGCCGATGACCGGCGTGAGCTTCAACGAAGGTCAACCGGCGCAGCAGCCGGAAATGACGCCGCCCGAGCCGCAATACGCCGCGGCTCCCCCGGTGCAAACGCCGCCGGCGATGGAAGCTCAGTATCGGCCGGCCGAAGCTCAATATCCGGTGCAGCTCACCTCCGGCGAACAGCCGATCGACATGCCGCCGCCGGAACAATACTACCAACACATGGCCCCGGTTCCGCAGCAGGTCGCGTCGCTTCCTTGCCGCAGCGGCTTTTGCCGTCCTGGCTTTGGCGGCGGATATAACTGCGGTCCCGGCGGTTGCGGCCCTGGCGGCTGCGGTCCCTATGGCTGCAACGACGGGATGGTCAGCGGCGAACCGATGCCATGCAATTCGTACGACGAGTGGGTTTGCGACGGCGGCGACAGCCACTTGCACACCAAGATCGGCGACGACTTCAGCATTCGCGGCCTCGACATTGAAGATACCGTCGTCCACTACGACACGCTCGCCGGTTGCCGCGAAGTCTGCCCCAGCAACAAGGTCTGCATTTACGCTCCGCGGTTCGCTGCGGTCCGCAAGATCTACGGCCTCAACGCCGAGCTGACCAACGAAGGGCTGATCGCCAATGACGCCAACCTCAAGCTGCAAGGTCAGATCAACAACGGCATCCCGACCAACGTCAACCAACCGGTGCAGCCGGTCGCGAACCTGGGTCCAAAGATGGCCCAGACCTTTCGCGATCGGACCCTGGGGGTCGAACTCGCCAATCAGCAGATCCTGATCGAATTCGTTCGCGAGTTTCAGGCCTTCGAAGACTTCAACATCATGAAGGTCGGCATCTTCGACGCGACCGAGAAACTGGTGCTCGCGACCAGCATCCAGAATGCGATTGCGTGGACCGAAAATCAGGCCGTGCAGGTCATGATCGAAGGTCGCAAGGCGCACGAACTCGAATCGGACAAGGCCGCTCAAGAAGCGGTGATGTTCGACCTCGACGGCAAGCCCTGCATCCGCATCGTCAAAGTCGCTTCGGTCGCCGACGCACAACCCGGCGACATCGTCGAGTTCACCTTGCGTTTCGACAACCTGGGCGATCAGCGGGTCGGCAACGTCACAATCCTCGACAACCTCTCGCCGCGTCTGGAACTGGTCGAAGGCTCGGCCCAGTGCAGCGTCGACGCCGACTTCCTGACGCAGCCGAACGAGAAAGACTCGCTGGTCCTCCGCTGGGAGATCAAACAGCCGCTCGACGTCGGCGAAGGTGGCGTCTGCCGCTTCAAGTGCAAGGTCCGCTAA